A section of the Pedobacter sp. HDW13 genome encodes:
- a CDS encoding sigma-70 family RNA polymerase sigma factor — MRAETTYNINEKSFYFNKFSSGDERGLEYFYNQLYPSLFYQRRRYIKDDVNADCIVSEAFLRLWLIRNSITCPNHLKSFLHSTTLKACKAYYKISSHNFQRNMLKLDEIENYQEFIGGYDPETEPDPEDVIYQEELDERLKLKWRQVEAVMPNLNENQQLFIQLCLKYNFNYERIAWHIGGISDYQVARTVEKTLETLKSILTSSQKLESTGKAKKFKFEGDLCEEQSRILHMRYELQYSFEEIARALNLSQEHIKRAFVLAYTKVKRIKN, encoded by the coding sequence ATGAGAGCAGAAACCACATATAACATAAACGAGAAGAGTTTTTATTTCAACAAATTCAGCAGTGGTGATGAAAGAGGCCTTGAATACTTTTATAATCAGCTCTATCCTTCGTTATTTTATCAAAGGAGAAGGTACATCAAAGATGACGTTAACGCGGACTGTATCGTTAGCGAAGCTTTTCTTCGTCTTTGGCTCATCAGAAATAGTATAACCTGTCCGAACCACCTTAAAAGCTTTCTCCATAGCACCACCCTAAAGGCCTGCAAAGCTTACTATAAGATCTCCAGCCACAATTTTCAACGGAATATGCTCAAACTCGACGAGATCGAAAACTATCAGGAGTTCATCGGAGGCTACGATCCGGAGACTGAACCGGATCCCGAAGATGTAATATATCAGGAAGAATTGGATGAACGCTTAAAGCTAAAATGGCGGCAAGTCGAGGCGGTCATGCCTAACCTTAACGAAAACCAGCAGCTGTTTATTCAGCTATGCCTTAAATATAATTTCAACTATGAACGCATTGCCTGGCATATTGGTGGCATTTCGGATTATCAGGTGGCCCGAACCGTGGAAAAAACACTGGAAACATTAAAATCAATTCTGACCAGCTCACAAAAACTTGAGTCTACCGGAAAAGCCAAGAAATTCAAATTTGAGGGCGATCTCTGTGAGGAACAATCCCGTATTCTGCACATGCGGTATGAACTCCAGTACAGTTTTGAAGAGATCGCCAGAGCATTGAATTTAAGCCAGGAGCATATCAAAAGAGCTTTTGTGCTAGCCTATACCAAAGTAAAAAGGATAAAAAATTAA